Proteins encoded in a region of the Ruegeria sp. AD91A genome:
- a CDS encoding TRAP transporter permease: MNSDTQSNRPLSEEELQDLVASSDAGGRNPVGNVGVFLAIVAAIWSIFQVVLASPLANYVLPGSVVNNARQFHLAFALFLAFAAYPALKSSPRNYIPIQDWIMGLVGAFVALYGYFFYDKIVNAGGLADDTDKWVALLGLILLFEAARRALGPAMAIIATIFLAYVFFGASEWVPEVIRWKGASLKKAMSHMWITSEGVFGIALGVSTKFVFLFVLFGALLDKAGAGNYFIKMAFGALGHLRGGPAKAAVVGSAATGLISGSSIANVVTTGTFTIPLMKRVGFSSEQAGSVEVASSVNGQIMPPVMGAAAFLMVEYVGISYVEVITHAFLPAAISYIALVYIVHLEAVKRNMPTLGDRDVHLARTVVGMLGFFLVFAGLCYGSQFPVDAVTSLVPSAAGLVLSLIICAVYVALLYLAAQVPDLEPDDPNAKEVTLPVIADIYKAGLHYLLPIIVLVYFLMIEQKSPGLSAFWATSLLFVILLTQKPLKAMFRGQSNLYNSFIDGVADLWQGLIDGARNMIGIALATATAGVIVGTVTLTGVGQVMADLVEFLSGGNLILMLVMVGLLSLILGMGLPTTANYIVVSSLMAGVVVELGAQSGLIVPLIAVHLFVFYFGIMADVTPPVGLASFAAAAVSGGDAIKTGFTAFFYSLRTVALPFVFIFNTDLLLIDVTWVEGILVAIFATIAILVFTAGTMGYFLTRSRIYESIALIFVAFALFRPDFFMDRIAPPFQTVDPAAFEETIGQTPPGTEVRLVVSGPDFDTLEMVDTTVVVTVGEEEGGAARVEAMGLLLIPEDGLVKLEEPLFGTPVADDLGIFDYYGDEAVRLTSVSLPSSQPPKQLVYIPAMILLGLIAFLQRGRAARQGVPA, translated from the coding sequence ATGAATTCCGACACTCAATCCAATCGTCCGCTTTCCGAAGAAGAGCTTCAGGATCTGGTTGCATCTTCTGACGCAGGAGGGCGCAATCCGGTCGGGAACGTGGGCGTTTTCCTGGCGATCGTGGCCGCGATCTGGTCAATATTTCAAGTTGTTCTGGCTTCGCCCCTGGCGAACTATGTCTTGCCCGGAAGCGTCGTGAACAATGCACGGCAATTCCACCTGGCTTTTGCCCTATTTCTGGCTTTTGCGGCCTATCCGGCGCTCAAATCCAGCCCCCGGAACTATATCCCGATTCAGGATTGGATCATGGGATTGGTGGGTGCGTTCGTCGCGCTGTACGGCTACTTCTTCTACGACAAGATCGTCAATGCGGGCGGTTTGGCTGACGACACCGACAAATGGGTTGCGTTGCTTGGCTTGATCCTGCTGTTCGAGGCTGCGCGCCGTGCGCTTGGCCCGGCCATGGCAATCATTGCAACGATATTTTTGGCTTATGTCTTTTTCGGTGCCTCAGAATGGGTGCCTGAAGTTATCCGCTGGAAGGGCGCGAGCCTGAAAAAGGCGATGAGCCACATGTGGATCACGTCAGAGGGCGTGTTTGGTATCGCACTGGGTGTTTCCACGAAATTCGTCTTCCTGTTCGTGCTGTTTGGCGCATTGCTGGATAAAGCCGGGGCAGGGAACTACTTTATCAAGATGGCCTTTGGGGCCCTGGGCCACCTGCGTGGTGGTCCGGCCAAGGCGGCGGTTGTGGGTTCGGCTGCGACCGGCCTGATCTCGGGTTCGTCGATTGCCAATGTTGTCACCACCGGCACATTCACCATCCCGTTGATGAAACGTGTCGGGTTCAGCAGTGAACAAGCGGGCTCGGTCGAGGTTGCCAGCTCGGTCAACGGGCAGATCATGCCGCCGGTGATGGGGGCCGCTGCATTCCTGATGGTTGAATATGTGGGCATTTCTTACGTCGAGGTGATCACCCACGCCTTCCTGCCTGCCGCGATTTCCTACATCGCGCTGGTCTATATCGTGCACCTTGAGGCGGTGAAGCGGAACATGCCCACACTGGGCGACCGCGATGTGCATCTGGCGCGGACCGTGGTGGGGATGCTTGGGTTCTTCCTGGTTTTTGCAGGTCTTTGCTATGGGTCACAATTCCCCGTGGATGCCGTGACAAGCTTGGTGCCGTCGGCGGCCGGTCTGGTGCTGAGCCTGATTATCTGCGCGGTATATGTCGCCCTGCTGTATCTGGCTGCCCAGGTGCCTGACTTGGAACCGGACGATCCGAACGCAAAAGAGGTTACGCTGCCGGTTATCGCCGATATCTACAAGGCAGGTCTGCATTACCTGCTGCCGATCATCGTTCTGGTTTATTTCCTGATGATCGAACAGAAGTCACCGGGCCTGTCTGCCTTCTGGGCCACATCGCTGCTCTTTGTCATCCTGCTGACGCAGAAGCCGCTGAAAGCGATGTTCCGAGGGCAGAGCAACCTATACAACAGCTTTATCGATGGTGTTGCCGACCTGTGGCAAGGACTGATCGACGGGGCACGCAACATGATCGGCATCGCGCTTGCCACGGCAACCGCGGGCGTGATCGTGGGAACCGTCACGTTGACGGGTGTTGGTCAGGTGATGGCCGATCTGGTCGAGTTCCTGTCGGGCGGCAATCTGATCCTGATGCTGGTCATGGTCGGGCTGCTCAGCCTGATCCTGGGCATGGGTTTGCCGACAACGGCGAACTATATCGTTGTCAGCTCGCTGATGGCTGGGGTGGTTGTTGAACTGGGTGCGCAAAGCGGGCTGATCGTTCCCCTGATCGCTGTCCATCTGTTCGTTTTCTACTTCGGGATCATGGCCGACGTGACACCTCCGGTCGGACTGGCCAGCTTTGCCGCTGCGGCTGTGTCGGGCGGCGATGCAATCAAAACCGGTTTCACGGCGTTCTTCTACAGCCTGCGTACCGTGGCGCTGCCCTTTGTCTTCATCTTCAACACAGATCTCCTGCTGATCGATGTAACGTGGGTCGAGGGGATTCTAGTCGCCATTTTCGCGACCATAGCGATCCTGGTGTTTACGGCTGGAACGATGGGGTATTTCCTGACCCGCAGCCGGATCTATGAAAGCATCGCCCTGATTTTCGTGGCATTCGCCCTGTTCAGGCCGGACTTCTTCATGGACCGCATCGCGCCTCCATTCCAAACGGTTGATCCGGCCGCGTTCGAAGAGACAATCGGTCAAACTCCGCCCGGAACGGAGGTACGGTTGGTGGTTTCCGGACCTGATTTCGACACGCTCGAGATGGTGGATACCACCGTCGTCGTCACCGTCGGAGAAGAGGAAGGCGGAGCCGCACGGGTCGAGGCAATGGGCCTGCTGTTGATCCCCGAGGATGGGTTGGTCAAGCTTGAAGAGCCGCTGTTCGGCACACCTGTGGCCGACGATCTGGGAATCTTCGATTACTATGGGGATGAGGCCGTGCGCCTGACTTCGGTCAGTCTGCCGTCGAGCCAGCCGCCGAAGCAATTGGTTTATATCCCGGCGATGATCCTTCTCGGCCTTATCGCTTTCCTGCAACGCGGTCGTGCCGCAAGACAAGGAGTGCCCGCATGA
- a CDS encoding universal stress protein yields the protein MTRSVLCAVDISNGEIDAPVLNKAAALADMEGAQLDVVTVLPDFGESWVSGFFESGFHDKALEEAQAKLTALCVSTLSAERNKKIRHVVATGTAYQEILKTAESADSDLIVIGAHKPDFKDYLLGPNAARVVRHSNVSVYVVR from the coding sequence ATGACACGTTCTGTTCTGTGTGCCGTTGATATCAGCAACGGCGAGATTGATGCGCCGGTCCTGAATAAAGCAGCTGCGCTGGCGGATATGGAAGGGGCGCAACTTGACGTCGTGACCGTGTTGCCTGATTTCGGGGAAAGCTGGGTGTCGGGTTTTTTTGAATCCGGTTTTCACGACAAGGCATTGGAGGAAGCGCAAGCCAAGCTGACTGCGCTGTGCGTATCGACCCTGAGTGCTGAGCGAAACAAAAAAATCCGCCATGTCGTAGCGACGGGAACAGCCTATCAGGAGATCCTGAAAACGGCCGAAAGCGCCGATTCCGACCTGATCGTGATCGGTGCTCACAAACCGGACTTCAAGGATTACCTGCTTGGTCCGAACGCCGCGCGCGTGGTGCGGCATTCCAACGTTTCCGTTTACGTGGTGCGCTGA
- a CDS encoding lipocalin-like domain-containing protein produces MNVKALLVILALLCPSPLWAQGYAGLGGLAEGFGIPQAGFEFDFPKDHGPHPAYRIEWWYLTANLKGEDGRDYGIQWTLFRSALKPFEADGWQSPQIWMGHAAATTPKAHYFAERLSRGGIGQAGVTAQPFEAWIDEWRMAGPDLDTLTLTANGTEFGYDLALTARGPLVFHGNAGHSVKSANGQASYYYSQPFYSVEGVLHLPDGDMRVTGKGWLDREWSSQPLAEDQTGWDWFSLSFEDGDKLMAFRLRGGRGDFTSATWINSDGSTEAIPNGSVRLEPLATNQVAGREVPTQWRVLLSSRGIDVAVTALTPDAWMGTRFEYWEGPVTVTGSHEGVGYLEMTGY; encoded by the coding sequence ATGAACGTTAAAGCCCTTTTGGTCATTCTTGCGCTTCTGTGCCCATCGCCGCTTTGGGCACAGGGCTATGCTGGTCTTGGAGGATTGGCCGAAGGATTCGGGATACCACAGGCGGGGTTCGAATTCGACTTTCCCAAAGATCATGGACCTCATCCCGCCTATAGGATCGAGTGGTGGTATCTAACGGCCAACCTCAAAGGCGAAGACGGGCGCGACTATGGCATTCAATGGACCCTTTTTCGGTCCGCCCTGAAACCGTTTGAAGCTGATGGCTGGCAAAGCCCGCAAATCTGGATGGGCCATGCGGCGGCCACCACGCCCAAAGCCCACTACTTTGCTGAACGCCTGTCGCGTGGGGGGATCGGGCAGGCAGGTGTTACGGCGCAACCGTTCGAGGCCTGGATCGACGAATGGCGCATGGCCGGACCGGATCTTGACACCCTGACCCTGACAGCAAACGGCACAGAGTTCGGGTATGATCTTGCGCTGACGGCACGAGGCCCGTTGGTGTTTCACGGCAACGCCGGCCATTCGGTCAAATCAGCCAACGGGCAGGCCAGCTATTATTATTCGCAGCCCTTCTACTCAGTTGAGGGCGTTCTGCATCTGCCGGACGGTGATATGCGCGTCACTGGTAAGGGCTGGCTGGACCGGGAATGGTCTTCGCAACCCTTGGCCGAGGATCAAACCGGCTGGGATTGGTTTTCTCTCAGCTTTGAGGACGGAGACAAACTGATGGCCTTTCGCCTGCGCGGCGGTCGTGGCGATTTTACTTCGGCCACATGGATCAATTCAGACGGCAGTACCGAGGCGATCCCCAACGGATCCGTCAGGCTTGAGCCGCTTGCGACCAATCAGGTCGCCGGGCGCGAAGTCCCGACGCAGTGGCGCGTCCTGCTTTCAAGTCGAGGCATAGACGTCGCGGTAACTGCCCTGACGCCAGACGCGTGGATGGGTACGCGTTTCGAATACTGGGAAGGCCCGGTTACAGTCACAGGCAGCCACGAAGGCGTTGGTTATCTGGAAATGACAGGCTACTGA
- a CDS encoding ABC transporter permease yields the protein MTTAIIQALMSHWRVHWLQLATLLTGIALATGLWSAVQAINAEARVSYARANAQLALGQFDELHDPSGLIPVTRYVDLRRSGWQVAAVLEGPYRIAGRTLRLMGVDMVAYPALPAMTEAEQSVAPPEPADMLTAPGRLLIAEELAPLFRDQSNLPPVSFTTALPPDVILTDIGVAETLLNQPGLISRLIVLPNQPRNRPPLTEIAPELERSGPSSQVDTARLTDSFHLNLSAFGLLSFAVGLFIVNGTVGLAFAQRRGMIRTLRALGVSMQRLVFLILTELTVLALIGGFMGLLLGFFLAGALLPDVAATLRGLYGAPVTGELTMHPHWVFAGIAMALFGTLIASGHALWRLSRMPLLAGPGVQAWQDNAGARHLAGLLGVALIAGGTIAYLGIGGLVAGFILLAGLLTGAALLLPSLLTFALSVFSHRARGAVAQWVWADMRAQLPGLSLALMALLLALAANIGVGTMVSSFRLTFVGWLDQRLTSELYLTVRDEEQGREITEWLRPQVDAILPIRNVELSLETGPLFLYGVVDDPAYRQHWPLISATASVWDDVMAGDAILINEQLARRANLWPGDTLTLSPDHALTIAGVYSDYGNPTGQAIVSMAQLDRIAPGAETRRFGIRLNPEQASEMAQTLRDRFALPRQAVVQQAAMKAQSLAIFEKTFVVTSALNILTLGVAGFAILTSLLTLWTQRLPQIAPVWALGLNRTQLAQLELLRSVLLAALTACLALPLGLILAWVLLAVINVQAFGWRLPMFVFPWDWLWLFLLTLLAALIAATLPALRMLRLPPADLLRVFANER from the coding sequence ATGACAACTGCCATCATTCAGGCTTTGATGTCACATTGGCGGGTGCACTGGTTGCAACTTGCGACGCTTTTGACAGGCATCGCGTTGGCCACGGGTCTTTGGTCCGCGGTTCAGGCCATCAATGCCGAAGCACGTGTAAGCTATGCCCGGGCCAACGCGCAACTCGCCCTTGGGCAGTTCGACGAACTGCACGATCCATCTGGTTTGATCCCGGTCACTCGTTACGTTGATCTGCGTCGCTCAGGCTGGCAGGTAGCGGCCGTTCTGGAAGGCCCCTATCGGATCGCAGGCCGCACTTTGCGTCTGATGGGCGTGGACATGGTCGCCTACCCCGCCTTGCCAGCTATGACCGAGGCAGAGCAAAGCGTCGCGCCGCCCGAGCCCGCTGACATGCTGACCGCTCCAGGGCGCCTCCTGATCGCGGAAGAACTCGCGCCTCTGTTCCGCGACCAAAGCAACCTTCCTCCAGTTTCGTTCACCACGGCGCTGCCCCCTGATGTTATTCTGACAGATATCGGCGTAGCGGAAACCTTGCTGAACCAACCCGGTTTGATTTCGCGCCTCATTGTCCTGCCCAATCAACCGCGTAATCGCCCCCCCCTGACCGAGATCGCACCTGAACTGGAGCGCTCCGGCCCCTCCTCGCAAGTCGATACCGCACGATTGACGGACAGTTTTCACCTGAACCTGTCTGCCTTTGGTCTGTTATCCTTTGCCGTTGGCCTGTTCATCGTGAACGGTACTGTCGGGCTGGCCTTTGCCCAACGCCGCGGCATGATCCGCACATTGCGCGCGCTGGGTGTTTCCATGCAGCGGCTGGTCTTTTTGATCCTGACTGAGCTGACGGTTCTGGCCCTGATCGGTGGATTCATGGGGTTGCTGCTTGGTTTCTTTCTGGCCGGAGCGTTGTTGCCCGATGTCGCCGCGACCCTGCGCGGCCTGTACGGTGCCCCTGTGACCGGAGAATTGACGATGCATCCGCATTGGGTATTTGCCGGGATCGCCATGGCACTCTTCGGCACCCTGATCGCCAGTGGCCATGCGCTGTGGCGATTATCTCGTATGCCTCTGCTGGCAGGGCCTGGTGTCCAAGCCTGGCAGGACAACGCGGGCGCACGCCATCTGGCAGGTTTACTTGGCGTGGCACTGATCGCCGGAGGTACTATCGCCTATCTCGGCATCGGTGGATTGGTGGCCGGCTTCATTCTGTTGGCCGGGTTGCTGACCGGTGCTGCCCTTTTGTTACCATCGCTTCTGACCTTCGCGCTTTCTGTCTTTTCCCACAGGGCACGCGGTGCCGTGGCGCAGTGGGTCTGGGCCGACATGCGTGCACAATTGCCCGGGCTGTCTCTTGCTCTGATGGCCCTGTTGCTTGCGCTTGCAGCAAATATCGGTGTGGGCACAATGGTTTCAAGTTTCCGGCTGACCTTTGTCGGCTGGCTCGACCAACGCCTGACTTCGGAGCTCTACCTGACCGTCCGTGACGAAGAACAAGGGCGCGAGATCACCGAGTGGCTGCGACCACAGGTCGACGCCATCCTGCCAATTCGCAACGTGGAACTGTCGCTCGAGACAGGACCATTGTTCTTGTACGGGGTCGTAGATGATCCGGCCTATCGGCAGCACTGGCCCTTGATTTCGGCAACCGCGAGCGTCTGGGACGACGTCATGGCCGGAGACGCGATTCTGATCAACGAACAACTGGCACGGCGCGCGAACCTCTGGCCCGGAGATACGCTGACGCTATCCCCGGATCACGCGTTGACCATAGCCGGGGTGTATTCGGATTATGGAAACCCGACCGGGCAAGCCATTGTTTCGATGGCCCAGCTTGACCGCATCGCGCCGGGGGCAGAGACCCGACGGTTTGGCATCCGTTTGAACCCCGAGCAGGCGAGTGAAATGGCGCAAACCTTGCGGGACCGTTTCGCCCTGCCGCGTCAGGCCGTGGTTCAGCAGGCCGCCATGAAGGCTCAATCGCTGGCAATCTTCGAGAAAACCTTTGTCGTCACTTCCGCGTTGAATATCCTGACCTTGGGCGTTGCAGGTTTTGCCATACTTACAAGCTTGCTGACCTTGTGGACACAACGTTTGCCGCAAATCGCCCCGGTTTGGGCACTGGGGCTGAACCGGACCCAATTGGCACAGCTGGAGCTGCTGCGCAGCGTGTTGCTTGCCGCTCTGACCGCTTGTCTGGCACTGCCGCTGGGTCTGATCCTTGCCTGGGTTCTTTTGGCAGTGATCAATGTACAGGCCTTTGGCTGGCGGCTACCGATGTTCGTCTTCCCGTGGGATTGGCTCTGGCTGTTCCTGCTGACCCTGCTGGCCGCCCTGATTGCCGCCACCCTGCCCGCGCTGCGTATGTTGCGTCTGCCCCCTGCCGATCTGCTGAGAGTGTTCGCCAATGAACGTTAA
- a CDS encoding ABC transporter ATP-binding protein: MLLTIDRVQKTYPGGRPVLRDVSLTLDHGQTLALTGESGSGKSTLLNLAAALDCFDSGEITLNGTPLSPLDDAGRAELRRRQVSLVFQQFNLIPSLTVAQNLSFHARLAGSEDAGWTAQLIERLGLSDLLDRYPENLSGGQQQRVAIGRAMAARPKLLLADEPTGNLDETASAKVLDLMLALVADTGAALLLVTHSQQIAARLDRNVQLCGGRIQ; this comes from the coding sequence ATGCTGTTGACCATCGACCGTGTTCAGAAAACCTATCCCGGCGGGCGTCCGGTTCTGCGTGACGTGTCGCTGACCCTAGATCACGGGCAAACTCTGGCCCTGACCGGAGAAAGCGGCAGTGGCAAAAGCACTCTGTTAAACCTTGCCGCTGCACTCGACTGTTTCGACAGCGGTGAAATCACTTTGAACGGTACGCCTCTGTCCCCTTTGGACGATGCCGGTCGGGCCGAGTTGAGGCGCAGGCAGGTCTCGCTGGTGTTTCAGCAGTTCAACCTGATCCCATCCCTGACCGTTGCGCAAAACCTCTCGTTTCATGCCCGCCTTGCCGGTTCCGAAGATGCTGGGTGGACCGCACAGCTGATCGAACGTCTGGGCCTGTCGGATCTTTTGGACCGATATCCCGAAAACCTCTCCGGCGGGCAACAGCAACGGGTGGCGATTGGTCGTGCGATGGCTGCGCGCCCGAAACTGCTGCTGGCGGATGAGCCCACGGGCAATCTGGATGAAACCGCCAGCGCAAAAGTACTGGATCTGATGTTGGCACTGGTGGCCGATACCGGCGCAGCACTTCTGTTGGTCACCCATTCCCAACAGATAGCGGCCCGCTTGGATCGAAACGTCCAGCTATGCGGTGGTCGCATCCAATGA
- a CDS encoding ion channel, translated as MTLLHQIVLGSTFLALCFVVEILLLTWCTVTIIKRDEKWSAKGVFFATAAPIAVSLAFIVATHTIQVWIWAIVWVLLEVLPDWNSAIYFSLVTFTTLGYGDIVLGEGLRIFGSFASVAGLLAFGLSTAYLVAMMTRVFQEKFFS; from the coding sequence ATGACGTTGCTGCATCAGATCGTTTTGGGCAGTACTTTTCTGGCGCTCTGCTTCGTGGTCGAGATTCTTTTGTTAACCTGGTGTACTGTCACGATCATTAAACGAGATGAGAAATGGTCCGCCAAAGGAGTGTTTTTCGCAACGGCAGCACCGATCGCAGTGTCTTTGGCGTTTATCGTTGCCACGCATACGATTCAGGTCTGGATCTGGGCCATCGTATGGGTGTTGCTTGAGGTTTTGCCGGATTGGAACTCGGCCATCTATTTCTCGTTGGTGACGTTTACCACTCTGGGATACGGCGATATCGTTTTGGGCGAAGGTTTGCGTATCTTCGGATCCTTTGCCTCGGTTGCAGGTCTTTTGGCTTTTGGTCTGTCGACCGCTTATCTGGTGGCGATGATGACGCGCGTCTTTCAGGAGAAATTCTTTTCCTAA